A window of Paenibacillus phoenicis genomic DNA:
AAAATGGTGACAAATCGCATTGACAATTCTTTGAGATGCTTGTCCATCACCATACGGATTCGCTGCCCGGCTCATTGATTCGTATAGCTTCTGATCGCTAAGCAACGCCTTTGTCCGTTCATAAACCATCTCCTCATTTGTGCCGACCAACTCCAGCGTCCCCGCTTCGATCCCTTCGGGACGCTCCGTCGTATCGCGAAGCACCAGCACCGGAACACCAAAGGAAGGTGCTTCTTCCTGCAAACCGCCCGAATCCGTAAGTATCAAATGCGTATGAGGGTAGAAGTTGTGCAAATCCACCACATCTAATGGATCAATAAGTTTAATACGGGGATGATCGCCCAACGTTGCATAGGCCGGTTCCCTTACCGCAGGGCTGGGGTGAACCGGATACACGATGGCTACATCCTCAAACTCATCGGCAATTCTTCTTACGGCGCGGAAAATATTCAGATGCGGTTCGCCTTGCGACTCGCGGCGGTGCGCCGTCATGAGAATAAGCCGCTTTCCAGCGGCCCAGTCCAGCACAGAATTTGTGTAATTCGGCTGTACTGTATATTGAAACACATCCGTCACCGTGTTGCCTGTGACATATATAGCTGACTCCGGTTTATTTTCCTTACGTAAATTTCCAGCCGACCATTCCGTCGGAGCAAAATGAAGATCGGCCAAAACGCCGGTCAGCTGACGATTCATCTCTTCCGGATAAGGGGAAAGCTTGTTCCACGTCCGCAACCCGGCCTCGACATGCCCCACCTTAATTTGCTGCAGGAAAGCGGCGTAACTTGCCAAGAAAGTCGTTAAAGTATCGCCGTGTACAAGCACAATGTCGGGTTTGGCTTCCTTAAGGACGCCTTCCAATCCTTGCAATACACGAATCGTAATTTCGTTTAGCGTCTGGTTTGGCTTCATGACGTCCAGATCGTAATCCGGAACGATCTTAAAGACGTCCAGCACCTGATCAAGCATTTCGCGGTGCTGCGCCGTCACACACACCACCGATTCGATTTGTTCGGGATGCTTCTGCAATTCCAGAATCAGCGGCGCCATCTTAATCGCTTCGGGTCTGACGCCGAAGATCGTCATTACTTTAATCTTGCCCACCCTACTCAATTCCTTCCATATAGAGGTAATCAAAATAAGTTGTTGTCGTCTGCCTGTCTCGCAGCAACTAACTGTAAAAGCTACCGTTAATTTTGGGATATCCGGCATAAGTGCCTCGATTAGCTGTAAAAGCTACCGTTAATTTCGGCGCAATCCCGCATTTTCGCTGAGATCGGCCAAATTAGAGGTAGGATTTACTGTTATTTCTCTTCATTGCGCAAATAATAGAAAATTAACGGTACAATTTGCCGTTAAACCGGCCCTATGCCCTACGCCTTCGCCCCAACCATCTCCTAAGACGTTGGAGTTCCTATTCAGACGTTTGACTTACTTCGTGCCGTACAACCGGTCACCGGCATCGCCCAAGCCCGGAATGATATAGCCGTGTTCGTTCAGATGGCTGTCCAAAGCCGCTACATAAATGTCTACGTCCGGATGCTCATCATGCACCGCCTTAACCCCTTCCGGCGCGGCGATCAGGTTCATCATTTTGATCTGCGTGCAGCCGCGATTCTTCAACGCGGTGATCGCTGCAATAGCGGATCCCCCGGTGGCCAGCATCGGGTCGATGACGATCAGCTCGCGTTCCTGAACATCGGTAGGAAGCTTGATGTAATACTCAACCGGCTGCAGCGTATCCGGGTCACGGAACAGGCCGACATGTCCCACCTTTGCCGCAGGAAGCAGCTTCAACACTCCGTCAAGCATACCCAGCCCGGCGCGGAGAATCGGAATCAGCCCCAGCATCCGCCCAGAGATGACCTTCGACTCGGCCTCAGCGACCGGCGTCTGCACTTTGATCGACTCGAGCGGAATGTCCCGCGTAATTTCATAAGCCATCAACGTCGCCACCTCATCTACCAGTTCACGAAAATCCTTTGTGTTCGTGCGCATGTCGCGGATAAAAGTCAGTTTGTGTTGAATCAAAGGGTGATCACATACCACCAATTTTCTCATATTTCGTTCGTCCCTCCGGTTTTAATGCTAAGTCTTTACTTGCTTGTTCGTTCCCATTCTTCGAACGCTCCACAAATCTTGTCTATTATATCACTCCAAGATGGCATTTTCACCCTCAAGCCAACTTGTCAGAAAGCCGTCATAAAAACGTCACTCACCCCCATAAATAAGCCGTCTGACGCCCAAAAGCCCCACTTCTCCTCTCAGGCATTCTTGACAATTTGGAAAAAATTCTCACCCTTCCAATGCTGCCATTCCAGCCGGAAGATTCCCCACGTACCAGAAGTGAAACGCCAATAAGCCGGGAGCAGACGCTCCCGGCTTTGTTATGAGGCCTAACGGCCTGCCGTTGTCGTTGATCAAATTAATACTGCAAGTTCGGATACAGCGGGTACCGATCCGTTAATTCCGACACCTGTTTGCGTGCTTTATCCAGCACTGCTTCGTCCTTCGGCGATTTCAGCACGGCAGCGATGATCTGCCCGATTTCCTTCATCGCTTCCTCATCCATGCCGCGGGAAGTGGCAGCCGGCGTACCGATACGGATGCCGCTGGTGATGAATGGGCTGGTCGGGTCAAACGGAATCGCGTTTTTGTTCACCGTGATCCCAATCGAATCCAGCACATGCTCAGCGTCTTTCCCCGTGATGTTCAGGTTGCGCGTATCCACCAGCATCAGGTGGTTATCCGTGCCGCCGGACACGATGTTCAGGCCTTCGGCCATCAGCGTTTCCGCCAGGACCTTGGCGTTTTTCACGACGTTTTCGGCATAGGTTTTAAAAGAAGGCTGAAGCGCTTCGCCCAATGCAACTGCTTTAGAAGCAATCACATGCATCAGCGGGCCGCCTTGCGTCCCCGGGAATACCGCTTTGTCGATGGCAGCTGCCCATGGCTGTTTGCACAGAATCATCCCGCCGCGCGGTCCGCGCAGCGTCTTGTGGGTCGTTGTCGTCACAAAATGAGCATGCGGCACCGGGTTCGGATGCAAGCCTGCAGCCACAAGACCAGCGATATGCGCCATGTCGACCATGAACAGCGCACCTACGTCGCTTGCGATCGAAGCCAGCTTCTCGAAATCGATAATGCGCGGATAAGCGCTCGCCCCGGCAACGATCAGACGCGGACGATGTTTAAACGCTGCTTTGCGCACTTCATCGTAATCGATCAGGAACGTATCTTCTTGTACACCGTAAGCCACGAAATTATAGTACAAGCCGGAAGCGTTAACCGGGCTGCCGTGGGTCAAGTGGCCGCCATGCGCCAGGTTCATCCCCAACACGGTGTCACCGGTTTTGAGGGCAGCCAGGTAAACCGCAAGGTTCGCTTGCGCACCGGAATGCGGTTGAACGTTGGCGTGCTCAGCGCCAAACAGTTCTTTTGCGCGGTCGCGGGCGATATTTTCCACAATGTCCACACGTTCGCAGCCGCCATAATACCGTTTGCCCGG
This region includes:
- the upp gene encoding uracil phosphoribosyltransferase; protein product: MRKLVVCDHPLIQHKLTFIRDMRTNTKDFRELVDEVATLMAYEITRDIPLESIKVQTPVAEAESKVISGRMLGLIPILRAGLGMLDGVLKLLPAAKVGHVGLFRDPDTLQPVEYYIKLPTDVQERELIVIDPMLATGGSAIAAITALKNRGCTQIKMMNLIAAPEGVKAVHDEHPDVDIYVAALDSHLNEHGYIIPGLGDAGDRLYGTK
- the wecB gene encoding non-hydrolyzing UDP-N-acetylglucosamine 2-epimerase translates to MGKIKVMTIFGVRPEAIKMAPLILELQKHPEQIESVVCVTAQHREMLDQVLDVFKIVPDYDLDVMKPNQTLNEITIRVLQGLEGVLKEAKPDIVLVHGDTLTTFLASYAAFLQQIKVGHVEAGLRTWNKLSPYPEEMNRQLTGVLADLHFAPTEWSAGNLRKENKPESAIYVTGNTVTDVFQYTVQPNYTNSVLDWAAGKRLILMTAHRRESQGEPHLNIFRAVRRIADEFEDVAIVYPVHPSPAVREPAYATLGDHPRIKLIDPLDVVDLHNFYPHTHLILTDSGGLQEEAPSFGVPVLVLRDTTERPEGIEAGTLELVGTNEEMVYERTKALLSDQKLYESMSRAANPYGDGQASQRIVNAICHHFGFLKDRPEEFHRKFTN
- the glyA gene encoding serine hydroxymethyltransferase, which gives rise to MENLRKQDPAVLEAMNLELKRQRNNIELIASENIVSEAVMEAMGSVLTNKYAEGYPGKRYYGGCERVDIVENIARDRAKELFGAEHANVQPHSGAQANLAVYLAALKTGDTVLGMNLAHGGHLTHGSPVNASGLYYNFVAYGVQEDTFLIDYDEVRKAAFKHRPRLIVAGASAYPRIIDFEKLASIASDVGALFMVDMAHIAGLVAAGLHPNPVPHAHFVTTTTHKTLRGPRGGMILCKQPWAAAIDKAVFPGTQGGPLMHVIASKAVALGEALQPSFKTYAENVVKNAKVLAETLMAEGLNIVSGGTDNHLMLVDTRNLNITGKDAEHVLDSIGITVNKNAIPFDPTSPFITSGIRIGTPAATSRGMDEEAMKEIGQIIAAVLKSPKDEAVLDKARKQVSELTDRYPLYPNLQY